Sequence from the Maribacter algicola genome:
ATTAAAAGAGGCCATCGGCCTTTGTGATCAGGTCATAAGCCGATATCCAGGTACAAGGGGCGCACAACAATGCGAATATCTCGAATCACAGATCCGAACCCCGTCCCTGCAGCTGCAAACGGAGAAATACATTCCCATAGAAAAGCCCGCGAAGCTTTTGGTGAATTACAAAAATAAAGCGTCACTGGATTTGCGAGCCTACCCAATTTCGGACAAACAGTGGGAAGACCTGAACAACCTGTATCCGGAATCCGAAAAACTGGAATTCATTAAAAAGCTAAAACCATCCAAGGAATGGTCCGTCAACTTGATAGATGAGGGCGATTATCAACTTCACAGCATCGAAATTCCCATGCCGGAACTTCCAAATGGCCAGTATTTGATTTTAGCCCTTTCTAAAGAGAATGACCTTGACAGTTTTGCCTACAGCGAGGTTCAGGTTACCAATTTGGCACTGCTACAAACAACGAGTGAAAACCAACATCTTTTTCAGGTGGTGGACCGAAACAACGGTGCCGCCAAACCCGGAGCCAAAGTGACCCTATACCACCGCGGTAACCTGATTTTGTCCAATAGCAAAAGTTATACTGCCGATAAAAACGGATTTGTTCGTATCCCGTTAGGTGGAAAAAGTTTGTCCGTTGAGCAAATAAAAGTGGTTTACAAGGACGACCGGGCGAATTTCGGCAATACCTACATCCGTCAAAAAAATAGGCAAAACAACAGGCCAGAGGTGGTTCTTAACAGCTTTTTGTTCAAGGACCGAAGCATTTATAGACCGGGCCAACCGCTCTATTTCAAAGGGGTGCTGATCAAACTAAACGAAAATAAATCTACCCTGGTAACCGAGCAAAAGGTAACAGTTGAACTATACGACGCCAATGGCCAGAAGGCATTGGAACTGGAAGCCAAAACCAATGATTTCGGTTCGTTTCAAGGTAGTTTTACCATACCAAATACGGGGCTTACCGGACAGTATTACCTATCGGTTACCGGACCCACCGGCCTTGTTCGGGAATACAGTTACTTTTCGGTCGAAGAATACAAAAGACCCAAATTTGAGGTCGGTTTCGAACCCGTCACCGAGGTATTCAAAGTAAACGACTCCGCCACCGTAAAGGGCAATGCCAAATCCTTTGCCGGTAGCAACATCACAGATGCCAAGGTTAGTTATCGGGTAACGCGAAGCGTCAATTACCCCATTTGGTTTTCGTGGCGAAGGGGACCCGGCTATTGGAGAGAAAGTCAGGAAATAGCCCATGGGGAGCTACAAACGGATAACGCAGGAAATTTCAGTATCGATTTTAAGTCCCTACCAGATCTCAAGGCATCCAAAGAAAATCTTCCCGTATTTTCTTATGTAATCACTGCCGATGTAACCGATGTCAACGGCGAAACGAGAACGGCTAGCACCACGGTCAACGTAGGCTATCACGCCATGACGGCCATTATTCTTTTGAACGAGCCCCTTAACAAGGCAAACACAGAAAATACGATCACCGTTACTACCCAAAACCTCAACGGACAAAAAGTATCCGCCAAAGGAATACTGAAAATGTACAAATTGCAAGCTCCCGAACATGTACTCAGGCCTAGACCTTGGGAAGCGCCGGATTATCAGTATTGGAATAAATCCGATTTTAAGAAACTTTTCCCCCATGAAGCCTATAGGCAGGAACATTCGGTCGAATCTTGGGAGAAAGGCACGTTGGTCTTTGAAACCGAATTTGATACCGGAAAAAGTGAATCCATCGGACTACCAAATCTTAAAAAATGGGAAACCGGAAGTTACCTCATTGAAGTGGAAAGTACCGATGTCTTTGGTCAGGAAGTCACCGCCAAAACGACTACAAAACTGATAGATCCCAAGGAAAAATCCCTACCTGACAATCAACTATTCCATGTAGAAACCGATAAGCAGAGCTATCAAACCGGCGACGCGGCAGAAATCACCTTTTTTAGCAATGCAAGGGATTTGAACATCACCTATTGGGTGGAAAAGGACGGTGAGCGCATCAAGACCGATATCCTAACCGTGAAAAAAAATTGTGAATCTATCAGTGTTCCCGTAACTAAAGAGGATTTGGGAGGTTTCGCCGTTGGTTACAGTTTTACGGCCTACAATTCCTTCCATTCGGGAACCGTTCAGGTATCTGTGCCCTACCCGGACGACGAGCTAGAAATTGAGATTGGAACCTTTCGGGATAAAATGGAACCTGGAACAGATGAAACCTGGAGCTTTAAAATAAAAGGCCCCAAGGGCGAAAAGGTTACGGCGGAATTGTTGGCCAGCATGTACGACGCCTCCTTGGATCAGTTCGTGTCCCATGATTGGTACTTTAATCCGTTGTATAGACCCACATACTACTCACGGTCATATGTAAATGCCTATTTAAGCTTTGGCACCGAAAATTTTAGGGATTATTTCAATACAAATAGGTTATATAAGATATATCCCGGCCTACAATTCGACCAACTGGAGTGGTTTGGATTGAATTTTTGGAATAATAATATAAGAATTAGAGGTTATGCCTCGGGGGTAATGAGGAAAAGTAAAATGGAAGCTCCCATGGCGATGAGCGATGCTTTGGATGCCGATACGAGTTTTGAAGGAGAGGCTCTAGAAGAAAGTGTAGCATTTTCCCAAAACAACCCTGAAACCTCAAAACCCAGGGAGGTAAACAACGCTGACACTGATTTTAGCGAGGTAATAATCCGCAAAAACCTTCAAGAAATGGCCTTTTTCTTTCCGCAATTGACCACGGATACCGAGGGGAATGTTTCCTTCAATTTTACCACACCCGAAGCCTTGACGCGCTGGAACCTTCAATTATTGGCGTATACAAAGGATTTGAAATCGGCGACCAAAACCCTATCCACCGTCACCCAAAAGGACTTGATGGTACTCCCTAATCCCCCACGATTTCTACGAGAGGGCGATACCGTTACCATAAGTACTAAAATTGCCAACCTGTCCGAGAATACGTTGGAAGGGATGGGGCAATTGGAACTCACCGATGTCCTCACGGGAAAATCCATAGATGCGGCACTTGGAAATATGGAAAACCAAAAGCCCTTTAGTGTGGGGGCCAAGGGAAACACGCAGATTTCCTGGACCTTGACCATACCCAAAGGCATTCAAGGGGTACAATACAAAATCGTTGCAAAGTCGGGTACTTATAGTGATGGCGAGCAAGGTGCCTTACCTGTGCTTACCAATCGCATGTTGGTTACGGAAACCCTACCCATGTGGGTGCGAAGTAATGAGGACAAGACCTTTGTTTTGGATAAGCTGAAAAATGTTTCCTCGAAAACCCTTGACCACCAGAAATTGACCTTGGAAATAACTTCCAACCCGGCTTGGTATGCCGTACAAGCGCTGCCCTACCTCATGGAATATCCGTATGACTGCAATGAACAGACCTTTTCTAAATACTATGCGAATACCTTGGCGAGCCATATCGCGAATTCCAATCCACGAATCAAGGAAGTGTTCGACCAATGGGCCAACTCCGATGCCCTTTTGAGCAACTTGGAGAAAAATCAGGAACTCAAGTCGCTTTTGATCCAGGAAACACCGTGGTTGCGGGATGCGCAGTCGGAAACCGAGCAGAAGAAACGTATCGGACTTTTGTTCAACCTGAACAAAATGAAAAACGAACAGGAAATGGCCTTACGAAAATTGGAAGAAGCCCAATTGCCTTCGGGTGGATGGCCTTGGTTTAATGGTGGTAGGGAAAATAGGTTCATTACCCAACATATCGCCATTGGTTTTGGGCATTTGGAGAAACTCACCGGTTCAAGCCCAAACTCAAATTCAAATGCAAGCTCCATGTTGGAATCCGCTATTTCCTATTTGGATGACGAATTTGTTACCGAATACGAGCGTATGAAAAAGTATTCCAAAGATCTTTCTAAGGACCATTTAAGTCCAAACCAACTAAATTTCCTATACATGCGTAGCTTTTTTAAGGACATAAAAACCTCCAAAAAAGTATCGGAAATCATGGAATACTATTTAGGCCAAGCTCGGAAATATTGGGCCGATAGAAATTTATACTCCAAAGGTTTGATCGCGTTGACATTGTATCGGGCCGGAGATGAAGCATCGGCCCAGAAAATCCTTCGTGCCTTGGAGGAAAACAGTGTACGATCCAAGGAATTGGGCATGTACTGGAAGGAAAACACGCCCTCTTGGTATTGGCATCAGGCACCCATCGAAACCCATTCCTTATTAATTGAAGCTTTTTCGGAAATCGGGAACGATACCAAGACCATTGACGAGCTAAAAGTCTGGCTATTGAAAAATAAACAGACCAATCAATGGGAGACAACAAAGGCCACGAGCAATGCGGTCTATGCACTTTTATTACAAGGGAGCGATTGGCTGTCCGTCACTGATGCCGTTGATGTAAAAGTAGGCTCCATAGAAATTGACCCAAAAAAGCTTGAGAGCGTTCAGGTAGAAGCTGGCACTGGTTATTTCAAAACATCCTGGAACCCCCATGAAATAACCCCTGAAATGGCAACGATCCGTATTCAGAAGAAAGGCGAAGGAATTGCTTGGGGTGCGATGTATTGGCAGTATTTTGAGGATTTGGACCGAATCACCCCGGCAGGAAAGGAGGCCGGCAAGGCCTTGGAAGTAAGGAAAAAACTCTTCCTTAAAAAGAATACGAACAATGGGGAACTCCTGTCCGAAATCAAGCAAGGCACACAACTGATCGTTGGAGATCTGGTACGGGTACGAATCGAACTGCAATCGGACCGGGATATGGAGTTTATCCACCTAAAGGATATGCGGGCCGCGGGTTTTGAGCCGGTAAATGTGCTATCCAGATACAAATGGCAGGACGGACTTGGGTATTACGAAAGCACCAAAGATGCCAGTACGAACTTTTTCTTTGACTTCATGCCCAAAGGTGTGTATGTTTTTGAATATGACCTTAGGGTCAACAATTCGGGGAATTTCAGTAATGGCATCACCACCATACAAAGCATGTACGCCCCAGAATTTACCAGTCATAGCGAAGGAATTCGGGTTATTGTAGAATGATTATGCTATTTCCCTCGATCAAAAGTAGGTTTGCCTAAAGGGTGGTTTTACATGTTTTGAAATGAATATAGTTTAGGGACAAACCTTTAAACGTATTTAACATGAAAAAGTCATTACAAATCTCTGTCAAGAATCCTTGTTCCGAAAATTTTGCTAATTTTAGAAGTACTGAACAAGGAGGTTTTTGCGACCAATGTCAAAAAGAAGTCATCGATTTTACAAGACTATCGGATTTGGAAGTCGTACAGCATTTTAAAAAGGACAATGGTAGCACCTGTGGCCGATTCAGGATCTCCCAACTCAAAATCTATGAATTTGAATCCGTTGGCATCATGAACATGAATATCTTCCCAAAAAGTTTTGGCATTGCCAGTTTTTCGCTTTTGGCGCTGTGCGCGACCGCTCCCGTACAATCCCAGGAAGTTGCCCAAGCCACTCCAAAAATGGAAATGGTAATTTCCCAAAGAGTAGGCAGCAACTCTCTTGTGGCTGAGAGTTATACCGTACGGGGAACCGTTTTGGACGAAACCGATTTACCCTTGCCGGGTGTTAATGTAATACTCAAAGGAACTTCCATAGGCACGACGACCGATTATGATGGAAAGTTTGAGTTTCCTCAAAAGTTGGAAATCAACGACGTTTTGGTCTTTAGCTATATTGGGTACGACACCAAAGAATATAAAGTTGCCGCAAGTCAAAACGATACCATCGATATTACCATCGTTTTCGATGCCACTGATATTGAGCTCATGGGCGATGTAGTAGTAGGTGACGCTTACAAATCCAAGAGAAACATTTTCCAAAAATTCATCGCACTCTTTAAATAATGCGATTGGCATTCCTATTCCTGTTTTTATCCTGTGCTATCGGTTTTGGACAGTTTGTCAATTTAAATGAATCCGACTTTTCCAAGGCCGATAGCATCGCTTTTTCATATAAAGGACATAGCCTGAAAAACCCGCCTTTATTGACCTATGAGCTAACCAAGGACCTAACCACGGATGTAGAAAAATTCAGGGCCATTTTCACATGGGTATGCACTAATATTGAGAACGATTACCAATCCTATCTGAAAACCCGGAAAAAAAGGAAGAAAATACAAAAGGACAGAGCCCGATTTTTAGCATGGAACGAAAGCTTTACCCCCAAAGTGTTTGAAAAATTGGTTGCCGAAAAAAGAACGGCCTGTACGGGATATGCCTACCTCATCAAGGAAATGGCAAACTTGGCCGGATTCCAAAGCGAAATCGTAAACGGATACGGCAGAACGCCCACCTTGCTTTTAGAGGAAAATGACCCGCCAAACCATTCCTGGAATACTGTAAAACTGGATGGAAAATGGTATCTGTGCGATGCCACATGGTCGGCGGGAAGGATTATGCTCGATGATTCCGGCCCAAGATTTGAACCGGATTATGATGATGTCTACTTCCTGCCAAATCCCGAATTATTCACAAAGAACCACTACCCTTTGGAATTGGAACTGTCGCTACTTGAAGAGTTACCATCCCTGACCGATTTCATAGTAGCACCCGTGATTTACAAAGAGGCTTTTAGATTTGGTATTGCACCAATCTTACCAGAAAAAATGCACTTGGAGGTTTTACGGGATGTAAACACTTCTTTTGAACTCAAAATACCTGAGGGTTTGGACGTAAAAAAATTTAGGCTTGCCCTGAATAAAGGCGGTAAGGATGTGGAAGTTCAGCCAAAAATAACCCTGCTGAAACCTGGGAAAATTCGAATGGAATATACCTTTAATAGGACCGGACTTTATGACGCCCATATTGTATTTGATGGTGACAAAATTGCTACGTATGTTGTGAAAGTCCGTAGGAATTAAAGACTCATTTTGTCCTTGAAAAGGTAGGATTGTCTTCTAGATACTTCAATTTCTTCGCCGTTGGCCATGGTCAATTTTAGTTTCCCATTAAACCAAGGTACCACATTGGCGATAAAATTTGTGTTGATAATCTGTTGCCGATTGGCCCTGAAAAAATACTTCTCCGGAAGCTTTTCCTCTACCTGGTTCAAAGATTTGTAGAGCATAGGTTTTTCATCTTGGAAAAAGACACGGGTATAATTCCCAACAATCTCAAAGTGGGAAATATCCCCCACCTTTATAAGCCAGCATTTTTCACCGTCCTTGATGAAAATTTGACTGTTACCCGTCAATCGTTCCGTGTTTTCCTTGGTAGTAGCTTCCCTATTTTTGCTGAGTTTTTCCTCCACCTTTTCCATGGCCTGCGCGAAACGTTTTTCATTGATGGGTTTTAGCAAATAGTCCAAAGCGTTGTACTCAAAGGATTTTATGGCATATTCATCAAAGGCGGTCGTGAAGATGGTAATTGGAACCTCATCTAACATCTCCAAAAGTTCAAAACCGTCTTTTTCGGGCATGTTGATATCCAAAAAAAGTAAATCAGGATTGTGCTCCTCAATAAGTGCAAAACCTTTATCCACATTTTCGGCCTCCCCTATGACTTCTATGTTTGGATAGCTTTTGATCAGTTCCTTCAACTCGTTTCTGGCAAGCCGCGAATCCTCTACGATGACTGCTTTAATTTGGCTCATGTTAGTGGGATATTTATGGTCGCTACAACTTCACCATTTATTTCCTCAATGGAGAAATTGGCTTGGTCTCCGTATAAAAGTCGTAACCTTTGTTTGATGTTCTTGAGCCCCAATTGCGTAGAATCTTCCGCAATTTGCAAGGTTCCTGTATTTAGGACCTTTATAATCAAATCCTGATTCTCAATGCCAGTAACGAGTTTTATGGTGCCACCCGCTTTGAGTTTGGATATACCATGCTTGGTGGCATTTTCGACCAACAACTGAATAATCATGGGCGGTATTTTAATTTCCAACGTTTCGCTTTGGACCTCTTTTAAAAATTGCAGTCTATCCTCAAATTGAATCTTGGATAGTGCTATATAGTTATCCACCATTTCCAACTCCTCTACAAGTTTGATCGAGTTGATATTGTTCTTGGTAAGGGAGTATCGAAGCATTTCTGAGAGCTTGGTCAACATATCCCTTGACTTCTCAACATCCTCCAACATTAACCCACGGATGTTATTCAGGCTATTGAACATAAAATGTGGATTAATCTGTCCTTTTAAAGTGTTCAGTTGGGCCTGTCTAAGGCTAGCATTTAGTTCGGCGCGTTCTACCCTATTTGCGTTGAGCTTTGCTGCTATCTTTACGGATAAATAAAAAATGGTCCAGCCAAAAATCGTAATAAAGGAATTGATCAACATCAATCCCAAACCAAATTCCTTGTACATTTCCGGTACCTTAACATCTTCTTCCCCACATTTACCCATATAGTAGCCTGTACCATATGAAAGTCCAAAATAAATAAGGGAAACCACGGAAATCCCAATTAGAATTTTTAGTATTTGACTGGTCTCAAATGCATCAAAATTGAGTATCCGCTTTAAATAAAATCGTAAAAGACTCGTGGAAAAGACGCCTATTAAAAAGGTGGACAAAAGACCGTATTTGAACAGGTTGGTGGCTTTGTACCCGTCAGCATCCGGTGTAAAGGCATAAGCGATAAATACCAGACCACCCCAGGAAAGGAGCTGGACCAACCAAAATGAAATTGCCCATCTATGTTTTTTTATAAAGGAAGCCATACGGGAATGTAAAGGTAATTATAGGGGGAACAAAAAAATAGTTTCAGCCAAATAGGCTGAAACTAAAATAAGATTTGAATTACCAATACCATAATAAATTTTACAATTGCAATCATGCTATTTGTTTTTGTGATTAATGGATTCGGTCGATAACACTCTTTTGCTACTTGATGATTTTCTTACTGGAGATTTCTTCTTTGTTTTCTTTGTGCAATAGAGAAACTCCAACTAGGATCAACCCGGCATACAGCGGAAAAAAGTAGTTCATTAAGTTTAAATCATTTAAAGCTCCTAAAAGGGATACCAATACGGTTAAGGTCCCTATGGCTAATACAGTTACTTTAGTTTTGTCGATTGTTTTCATGATGTTGTTTTTTAATTGTTAATACTACGATGTAAAACTATAGAGCCATCTCGAGAAAACTAAAAGGTTTATGACGAACGGTAGAAAGTCGTCACCGAACGGAAGTTTTTCCTAGATAAATTGTAATATATTGAAAATCAATTATTTAAAACCTATAAATTGAGGCTACCATTCCTCAAAAACCCTATATACTAGAGCTTGGCGAAGAAAAATAGGGTATTTAAAAAAGTCTTTTGGAAACTATTATTTTCTGGTTTTGGGCGGGTACTTTTCAAATATTTCAGCAACTAGTTCTTGCATTTTTTCTTCTTTTATGGTAGGTGGGGCACCCTCTTTATATGGCTGTGTACCGATCGCCTGCCAAACCAATACATCCTTTCTGGCATCGATGAAGTTAATTTCAATTTCCCGGGTAAGATTGGGACTCCCAACAGGAATCCCCACGGATACGCCACCACCGAGGCCCCCATTGCCACCACCAAGTCCAACGCCCATGGTGTTACCTGATTGGCTTTCAAAAATCAAGCTTTTTACATCTATTAGGAGGTCTGGTTCTTCAGAAAATTTTAAGCCCTTGGATTGGAGTGTTATATCCATGGCCCTAAAGAAGCGTTTCTCGTCTAGTTCAGGAATACCGGTCTGCATGTCCTCTAAATAATTATAGGTATTATAGGCGGAAAAATCCGATTCCCGCTCATAATCGTAGTTTACTTTTATGGTGCTGCACGATACAAAAAGTAGCATCAGCACTAGTATATATAAATATTTCATCCTGAATATTTTACTCGATAGTCGAGATTTAAATGCTCCAAAACTTACCTCTAATTCAAACTTTTTTTGCTTTGAATGCTTTGTGTGCTTGCTCCGAGGTTACCTTAAGATAGTAAAAAAATCAATCCTCCTCTTTCTTGTCCACACTTTTTGTAAGCGCAGAGGAAATAATCCCGGTTGGAATAGCCACGATACCTAAACCGATCATCAGAATAAAAAAAGTAAAAATCCTACCGCCTACCGTTATTGGGTACACATCCCCATAGCCAACCGTAGTAAGTGTTATGATAGCCCACCAAAGGCTATCAAAGACCGAAGAAAAATGCTCCGGCTGGGCTTTATTTTCAAAATAATAGATTCCCACCGCGGAAAAGTAGATCAAGATCAAAGTGACAAACAGAAATAGAAAAATTTCCTCCTTGGCCATTACAAGGGCCCTGGTGAAATGTTTTATGGCCCTATTATAGCGCATTAATTTTAACATTCTGAAAAGGCGAAGGAACCTCAAAGCCCTTAGAGACCTAAGGTCGACACCCAGGGCAAGGTAAAAAGGCAAAATCGCCAAGAAATCTATAATACCAAAAAAACTGAAAATAAACTTGGTTTTTTTATCGGCTACATAAATACGCAACAGATATTCCAAAGTGAAGACTATCACACAAACAATCTCGATGCCCCGCAGTAAACTCCTCGTTTTGGGTTCCAAATCAGGAACGGTCTCAAAGGAAAAGGAGACAATGGAAACAAAGATTAAAATCTGGATAAAATAAGCGAAAAACCGACTCTTAGGATTATCATTCAACTCAACAATATTTTTTAGATACCGTTTCATCTGTGAAAATTTATTGTTTATTAAAGGTCATATGTAATTCGCTGACAATTATTCTAGTAGAAATCAGCAAAAATTGGCCCATTTCATCAAAAAAGTTTTTAATCATTCAGCATTTGCCAAAGTTTGTCCTTTAGTTCCGTAATGCCAATTTGTGCTACGGATGATATAAACATGTAAGGGATTCCCTTAAAATCCACATCCAACTCCTTTTTCATTTCGTCCATCAATTCGGCATCCAACATGTCACATTTTGAAATGGCTATGAGTCGTTCCTTGTGCAACAATTCTGGATTATATCTTCTTAGTTCGTCCAATAAAATGGCATACTCCTGACTAATGTCCTTGCTATCGGCAGGAATCAAAAATAATAAGGTAGCATTTCGCTCAATATGGCGTAAGAAATAATGGCCAAGACCCTTTCCCTCCGCGGCTCCTTCTATGATACCCGGAATATCGGCCATGACGAAACTTTGAAAATCTCGGTATTCCACAATCCCCAAATTGGGTTTAAGCGTGGTGAACTCATAATCGGCGATTTTGGGCTTTGCCGAAGTTATCACGGAAAGTAAAGTAGACTTTCCAGCGTTTGGAAAACCTACTAGCCCCACATCTGCCAAAATCTTCAGTTCCAATAGAAAATATCCCTCTTGACCGGGAATACCGGGCTGGGCATATCTTGGCGTTTGGTTGGTGGATGTCTTGAAATGCCAGTTTCCGAGTCCGCCCATACCGCCTTCCAAGGCAATTTTCTCCTCGCCATGTTCCGTTATCTCGAACAGGACCTCATCGGTATCAGGGTCTTTTACAACGGTTCCTAGGGGTACGTCCAAATATACATCTGCACCATCTGCACCGGTACTTCTGTTTTTACTTCCATGCTCCCCATGACCGGCCTTAAAATGTTTTTTGAACTTGAAATTCACCAAGGTCCAAAGATTCTGGTTGCCCCTGATGATTACATGACCTCCACGTCCACCGTCCCCTCCATCTGGACCACCTTTGGCAACATATTTCTCGCGATGAAGGTGCATGGATCCCTTACCTCCGTTGCCTGATGCCAAGTGCACTTTTACATAGTCTACAAAATTACCTTCGGTCATCTTGAATGGATTAATTTAAATTGAGTACAAAGCTACACAATTAAGAAGGAAGGAAGGACAAAGGATTTTATGACAAGGGATCATAAAAATAAAACAGATATACCAAATAGCCTATTGCGATTAATATCATGGCAAGCATGGAACCGCAACCAATAAAAAAACAGCTCTTTAGCGCGTCTTTTGGTCTTATGACCTCCTCTGCCATTAGGTATCTATATTTATTCCCGATTTAATTACGAGAAATCTGAAAAAACGGTAGCTATAATGAATCAATGACCTTTGTCAAACGTTGGGTAATCTCATCGATGCTTCCAATTCCATTGACACTATGAAATTTATGTTGCTCCTCATAGTAATCCTTTAAAGGTGCCGTCTTTGAATTATATTCCTCAAACCTGTTCCTAATCTTGGATACATCCTGATCATCAGACCTACCGCTATTCTTCCCTCTTTCCAAAAGGCGCTCTATAAGGATATCATCGTTTGCTTCCAGCGCTATGGTGGCATCCACTTTCATATCCTTGGATTCCAAAAAATTGTCCAAGGCCTCTGCCTGGGCGGTCGTCCTAGGAAAACCGTCGAAAATAAATCCATCGGCATCCGGATTTTTATCCACTTCGTCCTCCAACATTTTTATTGTCACCTCATCAGGCACCAATTCGCCTTTATCAATATAGGATTTTGCCAAGGTTCCCAATTCCGTACCATTTTTAATATTATAACGGAACACATCTCCCGTAGAAATATGTTTTAAGTTATACTTCTCCTTTAAAAATTGGGCTTGTGTGCCCTTGCCCGCCCCTGGTTTTCCAAACAGTACAAGATTGATCATATATTTTTGGTTTAATTGGTAAACTTCCCTAAGATTCCTTCCTAATTCCTTGTAATCCAGCCCATACCCTACTATAAATTTATCCGGAATCTCAAGCCCTACATAATCGATGGCATATTCGCCATTATAGACTTCCGCTTTATAAAAAAGGCTCGCAATCTTAAATTCCTTCACCTTGGTATTGCTGAACAAGTGCACCAATTTCTGCAAGGTGCGTCCTGTATCGATGATA
This genomic interval carries:
- the obgE gene encoding GTPase ObgE, with translation MTEGNFVDYVKVHLASGNGGKGSMHLHREKYVAKGGPDGGDGGRGGHVIIRGNQNLWTLVNFKFKKHFKAGHGEHGSKNRSTGADGADVYLDVPLGTVVKDPDTDEVLFEITEHGEEKIALEGGMGGLGNWHFKTSTNQTPRYAQPGIPGQEGYFLLELKILADVGLVGFPNAGKSTLLSVITSAKPKIADYEFTTLKPNLGIVEYRDFQSFVMADIPGIIEGAAEGKGLGHYFLRHIERNATLLFLIPADSKDISQEYAILLDELRRYNPELLHKERLIAISKCDMLDAELMDEMKKELDVDFKGIPYMFISSVAQIGITELKDKLWQMLND
- a CDS encoding ion transporter, which codes for MKRYLKNIVELNDNPKSRFFAYFIQILIFVSIVSFSFETVPDLEPKTRSLLRGIEIVCVIVFTLEYLLRIYVADKKTKFIFSFFGIIDFLAILPFYLALGVDLRSLRALRFLRLFRMLKLMRYNRAIKHFTRALVMAKEEIFLFLFVTLILIYFSAVGIYYFENKAQPEHFSSVFDSLWWAIITLTTVGYGDVYPITVGGRIFTFFILMIGLGIVAIPTGIISSALTKSVDKKEED
- a CDS encoding sensor histidine kinase, which gives rise to MASFIKKHRWAISFWLVQLLSWGGLVFIAYAFTPDADGYKATNLFKYGLLSTFLIGVFSTSLLRFYLKRILNFDAFETSQILKILIGISVVSLIYFGLSYGTGYYMGKCGEEDVKVPEMYKEFGLGLMLINSFITIFGWTIFYLSVKIAAKLNANRVERAELNASLRQAQLNTLKGQINPHFMFNSLNNIRGLMLEDVEKSRDMLTKLSEMLRYSLTKNNINSIKLVEELEMVDNYIALSKIQFEDRLQFLKEVQSETLEIKIPPMIIQLLVENATKHGISKLKAGGTIKLVTGIENQDLIIKVLNTGTLQIAEDSTQLGLKNIKQRLRLLYGDQANFSIEEINGEVVATINIPLT
- a CDS encoding adenylate kinase translates to MIRLHDKYFKPFLSEKQILGAIQRMAQEIAVDYKDDTPIFVGVLNGAFMFVSDFLKEYPYSCEVSFVKLSSYQGLTSTGIVETLLDVPDNIEGRSIIILEDIIDTGRTLQKLVHLFSNTKVKEFKIASLFYKAEVYNGEYAIDYVGLEIPDKFIVGYGLDYKELGRNLREVYQLNQKYMINLVLFGKPGAGKGTQAQFLKEKYNLKHISTGDVFRYNIKNGTELGTLAKSYIDKGELVPDEVTIKMLEDEVDKNPDADGFIFDGFPRTTAQAEALDNFLESKDMKVDATIALEANDDILIERLLERGKNSGRSDDQDVSKIRNRFEEYNSKTAPLKDYYEEQHKFHSVNGIGSIDEITQRLTKVIDSL
- a CDS encoding DUF4136 domain-containing protein, with protein sequence MKYLYILVLMLLFVSCSTIKVNYDYERESDFSAYNTYNYLEDMQTGIPELDEKRFFRAMDITLQSKGLKFSEEPDLLIDVKSLIFESQSGNTMGVGLGGGNGGLGGGVSVGIPVGSPNLTREIEINFIDARKDVLVWQAIGTQPYKEGAPPTIKEEKMQELVAEIFEKYPPKTRK